A single genomic interval of Paenibacillus sp. J23TS9 harbors:
- a CDS encoding CpaF family protein → MDEELFRQLRGEVRSGLDVTSALDNSELMKYIERTVFSRRELLELTASEKRRLVRRIYDSFRGLDILQPLVDDPAITEIMINSHRDIFIEQNGEVSKLLLEFESQTRLEDIIQTIVSGVNRVVNESSPIVDARLKDGSRVNIVLPPIALKGPTMTIRKFPEKPMTMEDLVQRGALGGEASLFLQKLVAGKYNIFISGGTGSGKTTFLNALSQFIPADERVITIEDSAELQIVTVPNLVSMETRNANTEGRGEIAIRDLIRSSLRMRPNRIVVGEVRGSEALDMLQAMNTGHDGSLSTGHANSTRDMISRLETMVLSGAELPIEVVRQQISSAIDIFVHLTRLRDRSRRVVEISEVIGMEKGKVILHPLYKFRETGEKDGKVTGQLEPQGLLLNQDKLRMAGIGYEAPVLVKEAAF, encoded by the coding sequence GCTGGACAACAGCGAGCTGATGAAATATATCGAGCGTACCGTCTTCAGCCGCCGGGAACTGCTGGAACTGACGGCATCGGAGAAAAGGAGGCTTGTCCGGCGCATCTATGATTCGTTTCGGGGACTTGATATTTTACAGCCGCTTGTTGATGATCCGGCCATTACAGAAATCATGATCAACAGTCACCGGGATATTTTCATCGAACAAAACGGTGAAGTCTCCAAGCTTTTACTGGAGTTTGAGTCCCAAACCAGATTGGAGGATATCATCCAGACCATTGTATCGGGCGTGAACCGGGTGGTTAACGAATCGTCACCCATCGTGGATGCCCGTCTGAAGGATGGCTCGCGCGTCAACATTGTACTTCCTCCCATCGCATTAAAAGGACCTACCATGACCATCCGGAAGTTTCCAGAGAAGCCGATGACCATGGAGGATTTGGTGCAGCGAGGCGCTCTTGGCGGGGAGGCTTCCTTGTTTCTGCAAAAGCTGGTCGCAGGAAAATATAACATTTTTATCAGCGGCGGTACGGGATCTGGCAAAACCACATTTTTAAATGCCTTGTCCCAGTTTATTCCGGCGGATGAGCGGGTCATCACCATTGAGGATTCGGCGGAGCTGCAGATTGTGACCGTGCCGAACTTGGTTTCCATGGAGACTCGCAATGCCAATACAGAAGGCCGAGGAGAAATTGCGATTCGGGATCTGATCCGCTCATCCCTTCGGATGCGTCCAAACCGGATCGTTGTCGGAGAGGTGCGGGGAAGCGAGGCCCTTGATATGCTGCAGGCGATGAACACTGGCCATGACGGCTCCTTGTCAACGGGGCATGCGAACAGCACCCGCGATATGATCAGCCGATTGGAGACGATGGTGCTAAGTGGAGCAGAGCTGCCTATAGAGGTTGTCCGCCAGCAAATCAGTTCCGCTATTGATATTTTTGTCCATTTAACCAGACTGAGGGACAGATCACGGCGGGTGGTGGAGATTAGTGAAGTGATCGGAATGGAGAAGGGGAAGGTCATTCTTCATCCGCTCTACAAATTCAGGGAAACAGGAGAAAAGGATGGCAAGGTTACCGGACAGCTTGAGCCTCAGGGACTATTGCTGAATCAGGACAAGCTGCGGATGGCCGGCATCGGATATGAGGCGCCTGTATTGGTGAAGGAGGCGGCTTTTTGA